A part of Miscanthus floridulus cultivar M001 chromosome 6, ASM1932011v1, whole genome shotgun sequence genomic DNA contains:
- the LOC136459801 gene encoding protein SRC2-like yields MAATRTLELTLISAKDLKDVNLMSKMEVYAVVSLSGDPRSRQRVQADRIGGRNPTWNATLRFAVPATGAGSLHVLLRAERALGDRDVGEVHIPLSELLSGAPDGPVPAKFVAYQVRKISSGKPQGVLNLSYKLGEVTQSAGAANGYAPAQSAYTQAAAYPPPSAYPPPSGKADAYAPPAAAYPPPAAYPPAAKADAYPPPGGAYPPSSGYPPAAGKPAKAGEPVTAYPAAGPSTAAPYAAPPPQYGGYGYPPPQAAGYGYQQQAVKPQKKKNNFGMGLGAGLLGGAVGGLLIGDMISDASAYDAGYDGGGFDGGFDF; encoded by the coding sequence atggcggcgacgcGGACGCTGGAGCTGACGCTGATCTCGGCCAAGGACCTCAAGGACGTGAACCTGATGTCCAAGATGGAGGTCTACGCCGTGGTGTCGCTCTCGGGGGACCCCCGGTCGCGGCAGAGGGTCCAGGCCGACCGCATCGGCGGCCGCAACCCGACCTGGAACGCCACGCTTCGCTTCGCCGTCCCGGCGACCGGCGCCGGCTCCCTCCACGTCCTCCTCCGCGCCGAGCGCGCCCTCGGCGACCGCGACGTTGGCGAGGTCCACATCCCGCTCTCCGAGCTCCTCTCCGGCGCCCCCGACGGCCCCGTCCCCGCCAAGTTCGTCGCCTACCAGGTCCGCAAGATCTCCTCGGGCAAGCCCCAGGGAGTCCTCAACCTGTCGTACAAGCTCGGCGAGGTCACCCAGTCGGCGGGCGCCGCCAACGGCTACGCCCCCGCCCAGTCGGCATACACCCAGGCCGCCGCGTACCCGCCTCCCTCCGCGTACCCGCCGCCGTCCGGCAAGGCTGACGCGTACGCGCCTCCCGCCGCCGCCTACCCGCCTCCTGCCGCCTACCCGCCGGCAGCCAAGGCCGACGCGTACCCACCTCCCGGCGGCGCGTACCCGCCCTCATCCGGCTACCCGCCAGCGGCAGGCAAGCCGGCGAAGGCGGGCGAGCCGGTGACGGCCTACCCTGCCGCCGGTCCCAGCACGGCGGCGCCCTACGCCGCTCCTCCGCCGCAGTACGGCGGGTACGGGTACCCACCGCCGCAGGCCGCCGGGTACGGCTACCAGCAGCAGGCCGTGAAGCcgcagaagaagaagaacaacttCGGGATGGGGCTCGGGGCCGGGCTGCTCGGAGGCGCCGTCGGTGGGCTGCTGATCGGGGACATGATCTCGGACGCGTCGGCGTATGATGCCGGCTACGACGGCGGTGGCTTCGATGGCGGCTTCGATTTCTAG